In one Komagataeibacter sp. FNDCR2 genomic region, the following are encoded:
- a CDS encoding NAD-dependent malic enzyme — MSDTAQSTGHHALQITLSGRELLDCPVLNKGNAFDERERDLFGLHGLLPARVATLADQVDLARARLAALPDDFARHIALREIQDRNETLFYAIIDQALEAWLPIIYTPAIGRACREFSHIWTRPRGLFLSYEDRGRIAEILSHPQWDAVRVIVASDGGSILGIGDQGANGMGIPIGKLSLYTACGGLDPARALPVMLDMGTDNTALLEDPEYIGWRHRRVRGTQYDAFIAEFVAAVNARWPSIALHWEDLSGTDALRILGRYRTRMCTYNDDIQGTAAVTAGALLAAIRAGAAPLATQRIVIFGAGGAGCGIADLLARMMVAGGMTATEASRRFFMVDINGLVRTGMEGMTEGQHPFAQPADVASGWKVHDPAHITLAEVMENVRPTMLIGTSGQGGAFTRAIVAPMAAQSARPVIFALSNPTANIEATPQDLLEWTGGRALIGTGGPFAPVSYAGSSRPVDQINNSYVFPGVGLAVVAGGITRMTDGMFLAAAHALAGLSPAAMHDDAKPMPLLPPVSDLRTVAMAVARAVIRQGQAEGVAPQATPDAVDAALKDAVWTARYRRYEKAAITPK; from the coding sequence ATGTCGGATACAGCTCAGTCCACTGGTCATCATGCCCTCCAGATCACCTTGTCTGGCAGGGAACTTCTGGATTGTCCTGTTCTGAACAAGGGAAATGCGTTTGACGAGCGCGAGCGCGACCTGTTCGGGCTGCATGGCCTGCTGCCCGCCCGCGTCGCCACGCTGGCCGATCAGGTTGATCTGGCGCGCGCGCGGCTGGCGGCCCTGCCGGATGATTTCGCGCGCCACATTGCGTTGCGCGAAATCCAGGACCGGAATGAAACACTGTTCTACGCCATTATCGATCAGGCGCTGGAGGCATGGCTCCCCATCATCTACACCCCCGCGATCGGTCGGGCCTGCCGTGAGTTCAGCCATATCTGGACCCGCCCGCGCGGCCTGTTCCTGAGCTACGAGGACCGGGGCCGCATTGCCGAAATCCTGTCCCACCCGCAATGGGACGCCGTGCGTGTGATTGTGGCGAGCGATGGTGGCAGCATTCTCGGCATTGGGGATCAGGGGGCGAATGGCATGGGCATCCCCATTGGCAAGCTCTCGCTCTACACCGCGTGCGGGGGGCTGGATCCGGCCCGCGCGCTGCCCGTCATGCTGGATATGGGCACGGACAACACGGCCCTGCTGGAAGACCCTGAATATATCGGCTGGCGGCACAGGCGGGTGCGCGGTACGCAATATGATGCGTTCATTGCCGAATTCGTCGCCGCAGTGAACGCGCGCTGGCCCAGTATCGCCCTGCATTGGGAGGATCTGTCCGGCACGGACGCGCTGCGTATCCTGGGCCGCTACCGCACGCGCATGTGTACCTATAACGATGACATTCAGGGCACCGCCGCAGTTACGGCGGGTGCGTTGCTGGCGGCGATCCGGGCGGGTGCCGCGCCACTGGCCACCCAGCGGATCGTCATTTTCGGCGCGGGCGGGGCGGGCTGCGGCATTGCCGACCTTCTGGCCCGGATGATGGTGGCCGGGGGCATGACGGCTACGGAGGCCAGCCGTCGTTTCTTCATGGTCGATATTAACGGCCTCGTCCGCACCGGCATGGAGGGCATGACGGAGGGCCAGCATCCCTTCGCCCAGCCCGCCGATGTCGCATCGGGGTGGAAGGTGCACGATCCCGCGCATATCACGCTGGCGGAGGTGATGGAGAATGTCCGCCCCACCATGCTGATCGGCACATCGGGGCAGGGCGGGGCCTTTACACGCGCTATCGTGGCCCCCATGGCGGCGCAGTCGGCCCGCCCGGTCATTTTTGCCCTGTCCAACCCCACCGCCAATATCGAGGCCACGCCGCAGGATCTGCTGGAATGGACGGGGGGCCGCGCCCTTATCGGCACGGGTGGGCCGTTTGCCCCGGTCAGCTACGCGGGGAGCAGCCGCCCGGTGGACCAGATCAACAATTCCTACGTCTTTCCCGGCGTGGGGCTGGCGGTGGTGGCGGGCGGCATCACGCGCATGACCGATGGCATGTTCCTGGCCGCCGCCCACGCGCTGGCCGGTCTTTCCCCGGCGGCAATGCATGATGACGCGAAGCCGATGCCCCTGCTGCCGCCTGTATCCGACCTGCGCACGGTGGCCATGGCGGTGGCGCGCGCGGTCATCCGGCAGGGGCAGGCGGAAGGCGTCGCCCCGCAGGCCACGCCCGATGCCGTGGACGCCGCGCTGAAGGACGCCGTATGGACCGCGCGCTACCGCCGGTATGAAAAAGCGGCCATAACCCCGAAGTAA
- a CDS encoding amidohydrolase family protein, producing the protein MNQTNIVIRNASGILTGQRDTLARRHGDVHIKDGVIAGIGEIAPIPGEITVDAKGGVITPGLVCTHHHLFQSMLKGIPTAIDAPLETWLRLVPSTYWSRIDETALATAASVGMAELLLSGCTTVADHHYLFADSYRYDPAHVLFDTARRMGLRFVLARGGTTHSRKLDTDDIIPSPNEDLDTMLRRVADLAARYNDPAPDAMRRVVLAPNTPTWGMTPDELRVSAQAARDMGIGLHSHLSETVNYVTFCMERYGMRPVPFVAEHGWTGPDVWYAHLVHLDAAEIALLARTGTGMAHCPQSNCRLGSGIAPAPAMMHAGGNVSLAVDGAASNEACDMGTEMHAAWMIHRAIHGPASVTSEDVIHWATAGGAKVLGLDAIGTVREGMAADLVVHGVDQPRHAGLHDPLLAPVVSGAADVRHVFTAGRHVVVDGRIPGLDMPALMARAAQVVRGLDLAG; encoded by the coding sequence ATGAACCAGACCAATATTGTTATCCGTAACGCATCGGGCATCCTGACGGGCCAGCGCGACACGCTGGCCCGGCGGCACGGTGATGTACATATAAAGGACGGCGTCATCGCCGGGATTGGCGAGATCGCGCCAATACCGGGCGAGATCACGGTGGATGCGAAGGGTGGGGTGATCACGCCGGGGCTGGTCTGCACCCATCACCACCTGTTCCAGAGCATGCTCAAGGGCATTCCCACCGCCATTGACGCACCGCTGGAAACGTGGCTGCGGCTCGTGCCCTCCACCTACTGGAGCCGGATCGATGAAACCGCGCTGGCTACGGCGGCCAGCGTGGGCATGGCGGAACTGCTGCTGTCGGGCTGCACCACGGTGGCCGACCACCACTACCTGTTTGCCGACAGCTACCGTTACGATCCCGCGCATGTGCTGTTCGACACGGCGCGGCGGATGGGCCTGCGCTTCGTGCTGGCGCGCGGCGGCACCACCCACAGCCGCAAGCTGGACACGGATGACATCATCCCCAGCCCGAACGAGGATCTGGACACGATGCTGCGTCGCGTGGCGGATCTGGCCGCGCGGTACAACGACCCCGCGCCCGACGCCATGCGCCGCGTGGTGCTGGCCCCCAATACCCCCACATGGGGCATGACCCCCGACGAATTGCGGGTATCGGCCCAGGCCGCGCGTGACATGGGCATCGGGCTGCATTCCCACCTGTCCGAAACAGTGAATTATGTCACGTTCTGCATGGAGCGTTACGGCATGCGCCCCGTGCCGTTCGTGGCCGAGCATGGCTGGACGGGGCCGGATGTGTGGTATGCCCATCTCGTCCACCTCGATGCGGCGGAAATCGCCCTGCTGGCCCGCACCGGAACCGGCATGGCGCACTGCCCGCAGAGCAACTGCCGCCTTGGTTCGGGCATCGCCCCCGCACCCGCCATGATGCATGCGGGCGGGAATGTGTCACTGGCGGTGGATGGCGCGGCCTCCAACGAGGCCTGCGACATGGGGACCGAGATGCATGCGGCCTGGATGATCCATCGCGCCATCCACGGTCCCGCCAGCGTCACGAGCGAGGACGTGATCCACTGGGCCACAGCAGGCGGGGCGAAGGTGCTGGGGCTGGACGCCATCGGCACCGTGCGCGAAGGCATGGCGGCCGACCTTGTGGTGCATGGGGTGGACCAGCCCCGCCATGCCGGGCTGCATGACCCGCTTCTGGCCCCCGTGGTGTCGGGGGCCGCGGATGTGCGGCATGTCTTCACCGCAGGCCGTCATGTGGTGGTGGATGGCCGGATTCCGGGGCTGGACATGCCCGCCCTTATGGCGCGGGCGGCGCAGGTGGTGCGCGGGCTGGATCTGGCGGGCTGA
- a CDS encoding isopenicillin N synthase family oxygenase encodes MSRSSTPAHAPYALEELNREATIGGMGTCVARAVPQIDLSDYENRKAEIADALWDAATQVGFFQVLNHGIAEDDVDAAFAAAWNFFDLPMQEKDRFRRRAGSNAGWEYRAQVRPSTGKPDNKESYQITLSDMDNVWPDERELPGFQARMRRFERQNWELGMKILSCFAIKLGFDADFFTHNHDPASPHYQSTLRLIHYMSMENATDADFEFWRAGAHSDFDCLTLLHQRPGQGGLQVCPGKDADNPAWTDVPPVRGAVTCNIGDMLMRWSDDRLKSTLHRVRMPRRDEYLGPRLSLPFFCQANRDAIIQGPQKKYDPITAQDYLDERINANYAPKA; translated from the coding sequence ATGTCTCGCTCATCCACCCCCGCCCACGCCCCTTACGCGCTGGAAGAACTCAACCGTGAAGCCACGATCGGCGGCATGGGCACCTGCGTCGCCCGCGCCGTGCCGCAGATCGACCTGTCCGATTATGAAAACCGCAAGGCCGAGATTGCCGATGCGCTGTGGGACGCGGCAACGCAGGTCGGCTTTTTTCAGGTGCTGAACCATGGCATAGCCGAGGACGACGTGGACGCCGCCTTCGCCGCCGCATGGAATTTCTTTGACCTGCCCATGCAGGAAAAAGACCGCTTCCGCCGCAGGGCGGGTTCCAATGCCGGGTGGGAATACCGCGCGCAGGTCCGTCCTTCCACCGGCAAGCCCGATAACAAGGAATCATACCAGATCACCCTGTCCGATATGGATAATGTGTGGCCTGATGAACGTGAACTGCCCGGCTTTCAGGCGCGCATGCGCCGGTTCGAGCGGCAGAACTGGGAACTGGGCATGAAGATCCTGTCCTGCTTCGCCATCAAGCTGGGTTTTGACGCGGATTTCTTCACCCATAACCATGATCCCGCCTCCCCGCACTACCAGAGCACCCTGCGGCTGATCCATTACATGAGCATGGAAAACGCCACGGATGCGGATTTCGAGTTCTGGCGCGCCGGCGCGCATTCCGATTTCGACTGCCTGACGCTGCTGCACCAGCGTCCGGGGCAGGGCGGGCTACAGGTCTGTCCCGGCAAGGACGCGGATAATCCGGCCTGGACCGATGTCCCGCCCGTGCGCGGGGCCGTGACCTGCAATATTGGCGATATGCTGATGCGCTGGAGCGATGACCGCCTCAAATCCACCCTGCACCGGGTGCGCATGCCCCGGCGGGATGAATATCTGGGGCCACGGCTGTCGCTGCCGTTCTTCTGTCAGGCCAACCGCGACGCCATCATTCAGGGGCCACAAAAGAAATATGATCCCATTACCGCGCAGGATTATCTGGATGAGCGGATCAACGCCAATTACGCGCCCAAGGCGTAA
- a CDS encoding LysR family transcriptional regulator, with translation MPDEISDLKFFCILAAAGSIAGCARAMGMSPAAMSRRLSAMEFRLGTRLVTRTSRHFALTAEGLRLHENAVRIMQEVEEAEAELTARAGIPHGLLRVGVPSEIGRKLLAGVVASFVEQYPEVTVHLTLSDAGLDVIDDGLDIAIRPGMPSDQEVMTTSLINSRRVVCAAPDYCARKGLPATPHDLLKHDCICLIRRQRIFNEWVYSDGKSRKEVHVTPRLATSSSEVLHDWAVSGRGIALKVLWDIADDLKCGRLIECLSTYRWEDVTLYAVYPSRAHLPSRTRFFLDFVRRELRKNYFGA, from the coding sequence ATGCCCGATGAAATCAGTGACCTGAAGTTTTTCTGCATCCTTGCGGCGGCGGGCAGCATCGCGGGCTGCGCGCGCGCCATGGGCATGTCGCCCGCCGCGATGAGCCGTCGGCTCAGCGCGATGGAGTTCCGCCTTGGCACACGTCTGGTCACACGCACATCGCGCCATTTCGCCCTGACGGCGGAGGGGCTGCGCCTGCATGAAAACGCCGTGCGCATCATGCAGGAAGTGGAGGAGGCGGAGGCGGAACTGACCGCGCGCGCGGGTATTCCGCACGGGCTGCTGCGGGTGGGCGTGCCATCGGAAATCGGGCGCAAGCTGCTGGCCGGTGTCGTGGCCAGCTTTGTGGAGCAGTATCCCGAAGTTACCGTGCACCTGACCCTGTCGGATGCGGGGCTGGACGTGATTGATGACGGGCTGGACATCGCCATCCGCCCCGGCATGCCATCGGATCAGGAGGTAATGACCACAAGCCTGATCAACAGCCGCCGCGTTGTCTGTGCCGCACCGGATTACTGCGCGCGCAAGGGCCTGCCCGCCACGCCGCATGACCTGCTCAAGCATGACTGCATCTGCCTGATCCGGCGGCAGCGCATTTTCAATGAATGGGTCTATTCCGACGGCAAGAGCCGCAAGGAAGTCCACGTGACGCCCCGCCTCGCCACATCCAGCAGCGAAGTGCTGCATGACTGGGCGGTGAGCGGGCGGGGCATTGCGCTGAAGGTGCTGTGGGATATTGCCGATGACCTGAAATGTGGCCGGCTGATCGAATGCCTCAGCACCTACAGGTGGGAGGATGTCACGCTGTACGCGGTGTATCCGTCCCGTGCGCACCTGCCCTCACGCACGCGGTTCTTCCTTGATTTTGTCCGCCGCGAACTGCGCAAGAACTATTTTGGCGCATGA
- a CDS encoding sensor histidine kinase, whose amino-acid sequence MPCRGRARMGEYGVSALVLMAIGFMVGVTATGLVMRRHGATGLLPTTPARLLADPASAEEPDSMQVDDLPVALVVLGRSGRLLHVNASAQAQFAEGLGTMIRHPSLQRAVADLKPGRVGEVRIETDVPVRRVVQAFVKTGQWKGQAACGVVLFDATDREMLDRTRSDFVAHASHELRTPLAALIGFIETLQGPAANDAAARQKFLAIMARQAARMQRLIDRLLYLSRVQMLEHQRPQGHIVVADLFARLHDELQGRPAEDRADIIIHPAPPGILRGDADQILQVLVNLCENACRYGRPLPPATARIEIGAEWEDTGELRLYVRDNGPGIEPHHLPRLTERFYRVPQASVRNGNDQGTGLGLAIVRHIVDRHGGRLELASTPGQGTCCTVLLP is encoded by the coding sequence GTGCCATGCCGTGGGCGGGCCCGGATGGGGGAGTATGGTGTGTCGGCGCTTGTTCTGATGGCGATCGGGTTCATGGTGGGTGTAACCGCAACTGGCCTGGTCATGCGCCGGCATGGCGCCACTGGCCTGTTGCCCACGACTCCCGCGCGCCTGCTGGCCGATCCGGCCAGTGCCGAGGAACCGGACAGCATGCAGGTGGATGACCTGCCGGTGGCCCTGGTGGTGCTGGGCCGCAGCGGGCGGCTGCTGCATGTCAATGCCAGTGCGCAGGCCCAGTTCGCCGAGGGGCTGGGCACCATGATCCGCCACCCCAGCCTGCAACGCGCCGTGGCCGACCTGAAGCCGGGCAGGGTGGGCGAAGTCCGGATCGAGACGGATGTGCCCGTGCGCCGGGTCGTGCAGGCTTTTGTCAAAACGGGACAATGGAAAGGGCAGGCCGCCTGTGGCGTCGTGCTGTTTGACGCCACCGACCGCGAGATGCTGGACCGGACACGCAGTGACTTCGTGGCCCATGCCAGCCATGAGCTGCGCACGCCGCTGGCCGCCCTGATCGGCTTTATCGAGACATTGCAGGGCCCGGCGGCGAATGATGCCGCGGCGCGACAGAAATTCCTCGCCATCATGGCCCGGCAGGCCGCGCGCATGCAGCGCCTGATCGACCGGCTGCTGTACCTGTCGCGTGTGCAGATGCTCGAACACCAGCGCCCGCAGGGTCACATCGTGGTGGCGGACCTGTTTGCCCGCCTGCATGATGAACTGCAGGGCAGACCGGCGGAAGACCGGGCGGACATCATCATCCATCCCGCCCCGCCCGGAATCCTGCGCGGCGATGCCGACCAGATACTGCAGGTGCTGGTCAACCTGTGCGAGAACGCGTGCCGCTACGGGCGCCCCCTGCCGCCCGCCACCGCGCGCATCGAAATCGGGGCCGAGTGGGAGGATACGGGCGAACTGCGCCTGTATGTGCGCGATAACGGGCCGGGTATCGAACCCCATCACCTGCCGCGTCTGACGGAACGCTTCTACCGCGTGCCGCAGGCCAGCGTGCGCAATGGCAACGACCAGGGCACGGGGCTGGGACTGGCCATTGTAAGGCATATCGTGGACCGCCACGGCGGGCGGCTGGAACTGGCCAGCACACCGGGGCAGGGCACCTGCTGCACGGTTCTGCTGCCGTAA